In the genome of Botrytis cinerea B05.10 chromosome 5, complete sequence, one region contains:
- the Bcala1 gene encoding Bcala1 — MASSQDTTKWTAPVVRKQFLSFFEKNAHSVVPSSSVVPHNDPTLLFTNAGMNQFKPIFLGTVGKTDDMAQLKRAVDTQKCIRAGGKHNDLDDVGKDSYHHTFFEMLGNWSFGDYFKADAIGMAWELLTKVYGLDSDRLYVTYFEGDAENNVPADTEAKNLWLKAGVKEDHILTGNMKDNFWEMGETGPCGPCSEIHYDRIGGGRNAAHLVNQDDPNVLEIWNIVFIQFDRQKDRSLKTLPAKHIDTGMGYERLVSVLQDKSSNYDTDVFSPLFAKIQEVTNARPYTDKYGKDDTDGIDTAYRVVADHIRLLTFAISDGGVPNNEGRGYVVRRVLRRGSRYARKYFNAEIGSFFSKILPALVEQMGEQFPEIVKKQQDVKEILDEEEEAFARTLDRGEKMFEKYAAQAIKTNTKKLSGADVWRLYDTFGFPEDLTKIMAEERGLETDEGEIEIAKEKAREASKSVKEAAHTFAKLDVHQIAELDNMGIPRPNDDAKFSKGDSTGKIQLIYDGKNFLKSTADLPNDKPFGILLDKTNFYAEQGGQVFDTGKIIIDGVAEFKVLDTQAYGGYIVHNGYMDYGDFKAGDEVICEYDELRRQPIRNNHTGTHILNHALREHLGEDINQKGSLVDQEKLRFDFSHKAQVTLPELKKVEDSANSYIKQNCKIYSKDVDLDIAKGIEGVRAVFGETYPNPVRVVSVGVEVDVLLAEPKNPEWRKVSVEFCGGTHVDQTGIIKDLVIVEESGIAKGIRRIIAYTGDAAHEVQRIAMEFGKRIAALDAMPHGVEKEQEVKSTQNDLNHLTISVLAKEDLKKKFTKVQKDVLDEQKKKQKAESKTALDTVTAYFADSKNKDSTAYIAQLPISANSKAIADVMNHFKSKAKDKTVYLFGGSASEGAVVHGVYVGTDAASKGVSAEQWAAAVSEVVGGRSGGKEPTRTGQGTNPDKIEDAVAVAEKWFAEKLKL, encoded by the exons ATGGCGAGCTCTCAAGATACCACTAAATGGACGGCCCCGGTGGTCAGGAAACAATTCTTGAGCTTTTTTGAGAAGAATGCTCATTCTGTTG TACCATCGTCTTCTGTGGTCCCTCACAATGATCCCACTCTCCTCTTTACGAATGCTGGTATGAACCAGTTCAAGCCGATTTTCCTCGGCACGGTGGGCAAGACCGATGATATGGCACAGTTGAAGAGAGCGGTGGATACACAGAAG TGTATTCGTGCTGGAGGAAAACATAAC GATCTCGATGATGTTGGAAAAGACAGTTATCATCAT ACCTTCTTCGAGATGTTGGGAAATTGGTCGTTTGGCGATTACTTCAAGGCAGATGCTATTGGAATGGCATGGGAGTTGCTCACAAAGGTCTACGGGTTAGATTCAGATCGCTTATACGTCACATATTTCGAAGGAGATGCAGAGAATAATGTACCAGCAGATACTGAGGCCAAAAACTTATGGTTGAAGGCTGGAGTCAAGGAGGATCACATCTTGACAGGAAACATGAAAGATAATTTCtgggaaatgggagagaCAGGACCATGTGGACCTTGTAGTGAAATCCATTACGACAGAATCGGGGGAGGGCGCAATGCTGCTCACCTTGTTAATCAAGATGACCCCAACGTATTGGAGATCTGGAACATCGTATTTATCCAATTCGATCGCCAGAAGGATAGATCTTTGAAGACTCTGCCAGCTAAGCATATTGATACTGGTATGGGTTACGAACGTTTAGTTTCGGTGTTGCAAGACAAATCATCGAATTACGACACAGATGTGTTCTCGCCATTATTCGCCAAGATTCAAGAGGTTACAAATGCCAGACCTTATACCGACAAATATGGAAAGGATGATACTGATGGGATTGATACTGCTTATCGTGTTGTTGCTGACCATATTCGCTTACTTACTTTCGCTATTTCAGATGGAGGTGTTCCCAACAACGAGGGACGTGGTTATGTTGTTCGTCGGGTCTTGAGAAGAGGATCTCGTTATGCTCGAAAATACTTTAATGCTGAAATTGGCAGCTTTTTCTCCAAGATTTTGCCAGCTCTTGTTGAACAAATGGGCGAGCAATTTCCCGAAATTGTGAAAAAGCAACAAGATGTGAAGGAAATCttagatgaagaggaagaggctTTCGCTAGAACATTAGATCGTGGTGAGAAGATGTTCGAGAAATATGCCGCTCAAGCCATCAAGACGAACACCAAGAAGCTTTCTGGTGCAGATGTATGGAGATTATACGACACCTTTGGTTTTCCAGAAGATTTGACCAAGATCATGGCGGAAGAACGTGGTCTTGAGAcagatgaaggagaaatcGAAATTGCAAAGGAGAAGGCAAGGGAGGCCAGTAAATCCGTTAAGGAAGCTGCCCACACTTTCGCCAAATTGGACGTTCATCAAATTGCCGAGCTCGACAACATGGGTATTCCTCGACCCAATGATGATGCTAAGTTTTCAAAGGGCGATTCAACTGGCAAGATCCAACTCATTTATGATGGCAAGAACTTCCTTAAGAGCACCGCGGATTTGCCTAATGATAAGCCATTTGGTATTCTGTTAGATAAGACAAACTTCTACGCTGAACAAGGTGGGCAAGTTTTCGATACCGGAAAAATCATAATTGATGGTGTTGCGGAATTTAAAGTCCTTGATACTCAAGCATATGGTGGATACATTGTTCACAATGGTTACATGGACTATGGAGACTTCAAGGCTGGTGATGAAGTTATTTGCGAATACGACGAATTAAGGAGACAACCTATCCGCAATAACCATACCGGTACCCACATCCTCAATCATGCATTGAGGGAGCACTTAGGTGAAGATATCAACCAAAAGGGATCACTTGTTGACCAAGAGAAATTACGATTTGATTTCTCGCATAAAGCTCAAGTCACACTACCTGAACTCAAGAAGGTTGAAGATTCTGCAAATTCTTACATTAAGCAAAATTGCAAAATTTACTCGAAAGACGTTGATCTTGATATCGCAAAGGGCATTGAAGGTGTACGTGCTGTCTTCGGCGAAACATACCCAAACCCCGTCCGAGTGGTCTCTGTTGGTGTCGAAGTTGACGTTCTGCTTGCCGAACCTAAGAATCCAGAATGGCGAAAGGTCAGTGTTGAATTCTGCGGTGGAACTCATGTCGACCAAACCGGCATTATCAAGGACCTCGTTATTGTCGAGGAGAGCGGTATTGCTAAAGGAATCCGAAGAATCATTGCTTATACTGGTGATGCCGCGCATGAGGTACAAAGAATTGCCATGGAATTTGGCAAACGTATCGCAGCTTTGGATGCTATGCCTCACGGCGTCGAGAAGGAACAAGAGGTCAAATCAACACAGAATGACTTGAACCACCTCACTATTTCCGTACTTGCTAAGGAGGACCTAAAGAAGAAATTCACTAAGGTTCAAAAGGATGTTCTTGAtgagcaaaagaagaagcaaaaggcCGAATCCAAGACTGCTTTGGATACTGTTACTGCTTATTTTGCTGATTCAAAGAACAAAGACAGCACCGCGTATATCGCACAATTGCCAATCTCTGCAAATTCCAAGGCTATTGCTGATGTCATGAACCATTTCAAGTCCAAGGCAAAGGATAAGACGGTTTATCTTTTTGGGGGAAGTGCTAGTGAAGGTGCTGTTGTGCACGGAGTATATGTCGGTACA GATGCTGCTTCTAAGGGCGTGAGTGCGGAGCAATGGGCCGCAGCAGTCTCTGAGGTTGTAGGAGGTCGATCCGGTGGCAAGGAGCCAACTCGCACTGGTCAAGGTACTAACCCTGATAAAATTGAGGATGCAGTGGCTGTTGCCGAGAAATGGTTTGCCGAGAAGTTGAAGCTTTGA
- the Bcvps8 gene encoding Bcvps8 — translation MTPPSENSSGAEEDTVDGQDVLENGFADTPQDVDADDVEHLVGGRIAELLQEERDEGILTPQKLGNGTKYKQPQDIENASEDGSVGAPPRRISSPIDSVLSIPDDSPSVQGSILSSPAGSGILPSVASRPGLDSPTPSFRPFDRRFSSRLSISSLNVPRSSSPGFMRPHSRQVSINSQMLQDAGDTDTPSPPWEVVRWTKLKKLSGQAFSEVGKRNFGTTTCIAVSASIVLGTSKGVILIFDYHQNLKSIIGPGTKAVESGAVTSIAISADHLVVAGGHANGSIFTWETARPARPFLHIPSLEPFQLANRSADGHAPNIAIRHLGFLGTRHTALVSADDRGMAFSHLATRGMGAVGRTVRTTRILGRYPNDIGTSGKPRKPSTVLAFSPLPLGNVEKGTDTLGLTAMLTPYLLVIVSTTPIAQTQHKAARPKEVAAHSAMSGCLAWFPAVKLKVPDPEDGSQSSKVKLVYCWSNILTVLDVEETPSDNKDKPPTLSFKPRSRWRAEEAIVAVQWLSRSVLTVLTITQRLIILEDVSMRMTEAFDLVHKHIFHQDLFSEQLHTLVEQLDEEDPSMHGVVADAFYMSFKAYKSRMFLLGFNDVSIGTLSNWADRLISLMEDGDYIGAIQLATSYYTGDADKLTIGLPEDTTLRHSMVQDKLVEIMTASLKFAFGQRQRYPAATDDHLKQLAEACFEASLSINDIDFLFGEAFEWYEDGGSEGIFLEVLEQYILEQRITTVPPTVVKSMVSYFVSKGFESRLEEMICQMETATLDIDEVTTLCKQHNLYDALIYVWNQALHDYITPLIDLLTLLVPLVQNGESFHDGKVMEDPIFGVNALKMFPYMSYTFTGRIYPTGGQLEDQEAMNAKAELYWFLFSGKTISWPRGNTKPFLTKPNEGIEPSFPYLRMVLKFDAPSFLSALNEAFEDSFLNDTPDRAVNGGSNRDMSEEHVFGLSVNRQYIVTILLEVMNANEFASEDTIYLDMFIARNLPKFPQYLLLSGTSLHKVLTGLCNYPGEDLADDAQLSAEYLLSVYHPTDLASLMPLFQKAGFYRVLKSIYKSDKQYSQLVQAYFDDPEDREKIFDCIADCLRPRSGLTKRQVREVHKVIEKHASDLVGLNAKKAALTIQNYAPTLHEKMLASLPELSEVQYIYLHSIMETATGQEEGPKRSFPSEFTEQYVQLMCKYDAQHVVDYVELVQSSDLRLEKVLPYMEESGVVDAAVVLMAREGQIRAGMDRLIEHLRILEATLTGILSGSAGANGSMNASEAVENALTALQKYISVGIWLCQRQTSTQSNHVNGTPNKRKSSVKSELLPEEVLWLDLIDIAVQITRTLSPGLEDAKAFTADQADCEKLTTQLRTLVQRTFTALLTSTSTPTSFGENLSFLRILRAFLTKASISSPNLSDLRAVLASVFSAYAYEESILSLANRLLDKDLFVNVQSVTNLRQRGWRPRGSTCEGCGRRVWGPGVSGGVFSQWEERQELEEQERQNRRMLLSGGAPERGKGIAPARSDGLPKFDEDSSGNRNGKGKGKNIDEESAKGPGDGLNGQQGGNDYNDDKGQQELGPLVVFACRHIYHRACLEAIQTDDNASRHGIHDGREFGCPIDG, via the exons ATGACCCCTCCTTCGGAAAACAGTAGTGGTGCGGAGGAAGATACGGTTGATGGGCAGGATGTCCTCGAAAATGGATTCGCGGATACACCACAGGACGTCGACGCAGATGATGTGGAGCATTTGGTTGGAGGTCGAATAGCTGAGCTGCtacaagaagagagagatgagggCATCTTGACGCCGCAGAAGTTGGGGAATGGTACAAAGTACAAGCAGCCTCAAGATATTGAGAACGCATCCGAGGATGGATCTGTGGGAGCACCTCCTCGGAGGATCAGTAGTCCCATAGACTCAGTCCTATCTATTCCAGACGATTCTCCCTCTGTCCAG GGTTCAATTTTGTCTTCTCCTGCTGGAAGTGGTATATTACCATCAGTCGCATCAAGGCCGGGCCTCGATAGTCCTACTCCATCATTTCGACCATTCGACCGCCGGTTCTCTTCGCGTCTTTCCATATCATCCTTAAATGTTCCTCGCTCCAGTTCGCCTGGTTTCATGAGACCACATTCGCGGCAGGTTTCAATTAATAGCCAGATGCTACAAGATGCAGGAGATACAGATACGCCGTCTCCACCTTGGGAGGTTGTGCGGTGgacaaaattgaagaaacttAGCGGGCAAGCATTTTCTGAAGTTGGCAAGCGTAATTTTGGCACAACAACATGTATAGCAGTATCTGCATCTATAGTGCTAGGCACATCGAAAGGAGTAATCTTAATTTTTGACtaccatcaaaatctcaaatctatAATTGGACCGGGTACTAAGG CTGTTGAATCCGGCGCCGTAACTTCTATTGCCATATCTGCTGATCACCTTGTGGTTGCTGGTGGTCATGCCAATGGTAGCATTTTCACGTGGGAAACTGCAAGACCAGCCCGCCCATTTCTTCATATTCCATCACTCGAACCCTTCCAATTAGCGAACCGCAGTGCCGATGGGCATGCTCCTAACATTGCGATTCGACATCTGGGATTCTTGGGCACTAGACATACCGCACTTGTGTCAGCAGATGATCGCGGAATGGCCTTTTCTCATCTGGCAACAAGAGGTATGGGTGCTGTTGGACGGACAGTCCGGACCACCAGGATACTCGGTCGATATCCTAACGATATCGGCACTTCTGGGAAGCCTCGGAAACCAAGCACGGTCTTGGCGTTCTCGCCTCTCCCGCTTGGAAATGTAGAAAAAGGAACTGATACCCTAGGTTTGACTGCTATGTTGACTCCTTATCTCCTCGTAATTGTATCCACAACTCCAATCGCTCAAACTCAGCACAAAGCAGCTCGACCAAAAGAGGTTGCTGCCCACAGCGCTATGAGCGGTTGCCTCGCATGGTTTCCTGCAGTAAAACTGAAGGTTCCAGATCCTGAGGATGGTAGCCAGAGTTCTAAAGTCAAGCTGGTATATTGTTGGTCCAATATTTTGACTGTGCTGGATGTGGAAGAAACACCATCTGACAACAAAGATAAACCACCAACTCTATCCTTCAAACCTCGTAGTCGCTGGAGGGCGGAAGAAGCTATTGTTGCCGTGCAGTGGCTTAGTCGGTCCGTTCTCACAGTATTAACGATTACACAACGCCTGATAATTTTGGAAGACGTAAGTATGCGAATGACTGAAGCATTTGACTTAGTGCACAAACATATCTTCCACCAGGATTTGTTTTCTGAACAACTGCATACCTTAGTGGAGCAATTGGACGAAGAGGATCCATCTATGCATGGTGTTGTTGCAGATGCATTTTACATGAGCTTTAAAGCTTACAAGAGTCGAATGTTTCTCCTTGGCTTCAATGATGTATCAATAGGAACACTGTCAAACTGGGCGGACCGACTTATCTCATTGATGGAAGATGGTGATTACATTGGTGCCATTCAATTGGCGACATCTTATTATACTGGCGATGCAGATAAGTTGACTATTGGGCTACCGGAGGATACTACATTACGACATTCTATGGTACAAGACAAATTGGTCGAGATCATGACTGCTTCTCTCAAATTTGCTTTCGGTCAGCGACAAAGATACCCGGCTGCTACAGATGACCATTTGAAGCAATTGGCTGAAGCTTGCTTCGAAGCATCTCTCAGCATCAACGATATTGATTTCCTCTTCGGTGAGGCTTTTGAATGGTACGAGGATGGAGGCTCGGAGGGTATTTTTCTCGAGGTTCTAGAACAGTACATATTGGAACAACGCATTACCACAGTACCACCTACTGTGGTTAAATCTATGGTTTCCTACTTCGTTAGCAAAGGCTTTGAAAGTCGCCTAGAAGAGATGATTTGCCAAATGGAGACCGCAACATTAGATATCGACGAGGTCACTACCCTTTGCAAGCAACACAATCTTTACGATGCCCTTATATACGTTTGGAACCAAGCATTGCACGATTACATAACTCCTCTCATTGATCTTCTCACATTATTGGTGCCCTTAGTTCAAAATGGCGAATCGTTCCACGATGGGAAAGTGATGGAAGATCCCATCTTTGGTGTTAATGCATTGAAGATGTTTCCATACATGTCATATACGTTTACAGGTCGAATTTACCCTACGGGCGGTCAACTTGAGGATCAAGAAGCTATGAACGCTAAAGCTGAGCTCTACTGGTTTCTCTTCTCAGGAAAAACAATTTCTTGGCCAAGAGGGAATACTAAACCATTTTTAACAAAACCAAATGAGGGAATCGAGCCTTCTTTCCCTTACTTGAGAATGGTTCTCAAATTTGATGCACCAAGCTTTCTCAGTGCTTTGAACGAGGCATTTGAGGACTCTTTTCTGAATGATACGCCAGATCGTGCTGTCAATGGTGGCTCAAATCGTGATATGTCGGAGGAGCATGTATTTGGGCTTTCCGTCAACAGACAATATATCGTCACAATACTCCTAGAGGTGATGAACGCCAACGAATTTGCATCGGAAGATACTATCTATTTGGATATGTTCATCGCTCGGAATTTACCGAAGTTTCCTCAGTATTTATTGCTCTCTGGGACATCTCTGCATAAAGTCTTGACAGGTTTATGTAATTATCCTGGTGAGGACCTTGCAGATGATGCTCAACTCAGTGCAGAATACCTACTCTCAGTATACCATCCAACTGATCTAGCCTCCTTAATGCCTTTATTTCAAAAGGCAGGTTTTTATCGAGTTCTAAAGAGCATATACAAGTCAGACAAACAATATAGCCAACTCGTTCAGGCATACTTTGATGATCCTGAGGACCGAGAAAAGATATTTGATTGTATAGCTGACTGCCTGAGACCTCGTTCTGGATTAACCAAGCGACAGGTTCGAGAGGTACATAAAGTTATTGAGAAGCATGCAAGTGATCTGGTCGGGCTCAATGCTAAAAAGGCTGCCTTGACGATCCAGAACTATGCTCCTACTCTCCACGAAAAGATGTTGGCCTCCCTTCCCGAGCTTTCAGAGGTACAGTACATCTATCTGCATAGTATTATGGAAACAGCAACTGGACAAGAAGAGGGCCCCAAACGTTCATTCCCTAGCGAATTTACCGAGCAATATGTTCAGCTTATGTGCAAATATGACGCTCAACATGTGGTGGATTACGTTGAATTGGTGCAATCATCTGATCTCCGACTTGAGAAAGTCTTACCTTACATGGAAGAGAGTGGCGTTGTCGATGCTGCTGTGGTTTTGATGGCTCGCGAAGGTCAAATTAGAGCTGGTATGGATCGACTAATAGAACATCTAAGGATATTAGAGGCTACTCTGACAGGTATTCTATCCGGATCGGCTGGCGCTAACGGATCCATGAATGCAAGCGAGGCTGTGGAAAATGCACTCACTGCGCTTCAGAAATATATTAGTGTGGGAATTTGGTTATGTCAACGCCAAACGTCGACGCAATCAAACCATGTAAATGGAACTCCTAATAAACGAAAGTCTTCTGTAAAATCTGAACTTCTTCCCGAAGAGGTGCTTTGGTTAGATCTTATAGATATTGCAGTACAAATTACCCGCACACTGTCTCCAGGCCTGGAGGATGCAAAAGCATTCACAGCAGATCAAGCGGATTGTGAGAAGCTCACCACTCAACTCCGTACTCTTGTCCAGCGAACTTTCACAGCTCTTCTaacctcaacatcaacgCCAACATCCTTCGGCGAAAACTTATCTTTCTTGCGTATTTTACGAGCATTCTTGACGAAggcatcaatttcatctccaaaccTTAGTGATCTGCGCGCCGTGCTTGCTTCAGTATTTTCAGCGTATGCTTATGAGGAGAGTATTCTGAGCTTAGCGAATCGATTACTCGACAAAGATCTCTTCGTCAATGTGCAATCGGTTACCAATCTTCGTCAAAGAGGATGGAGGCCACGAGGCTCCACTTGTGAGGGCTGTGGTCGAAGGGTATGGGGGCCTGGTGTTTCGGGTGGTGTGTTTTCTCAGTGGGAAGAACGGCAAGAGTTGGAAGAACAGGAGCGACAGAACAGGCGAATGCTTTTGAGCGGAGGCGCTCCTGAACGAGGAAAGGGGATAGCTCCAGCTAGAAGTGACGGTTTACCAAAGTTTGATGAGGATAGTAGTGGAAATAGGAATggcaaaggcaaaggaaagaaCATAGATGAAGAATCAGCAAAAGGGCCtggagatggattgaatGGTCAACAGGGTGGCAATGATTATAATGATGACAAGGGTCAGCAGGAGTTAGGACCACTAGTGGTGTTCGCTTGTAGACATATTTATCACCGGGCTTGTTTGGAGGCAATACAAACTGATGATAATGCGTCAAGGCATGGAATTCATGATGGAAGGGAATTCGGGTGTCCTATAGATGGGTAG